In Rubrobacter radiotolerans DSM 5868, a genomic segment contains:
- a CDS encoding alpha/beta hydrolase family protein — translation MRSYEFSRYLKIRGAYGASYSPDGRRVAFLTSITGVPQLWEVPVEGGWPEQLTFHDERVAGAEYSPVRDEVLYSIDVGGNERMQLHLLDRRTGLECDLTQAPEAIHYSGGFSRDGERVAYAATRRNGTDFDIYVQEVRESGKGEGAEPGEPRLVWETEGYHSVAAWGHDGSYLIVSHHTSNLDNDLYRLDLATGEARHLTPHNGDARFGAVNVAPDGSYAYLTTDRDGEFLRLAKLDLATLEFDYLTPDDWDVEGVELSPDGRYLVASRNVDGYSKLVLFGGSGRRMPDLRVPEGVVGGFEFSPEASVYPTKLAFTHVGPDSNPDVWTVELPEGEPRRLTRSTTAGIPRSTFVKPRLVRYRSFDGLEVPAYLYEPQRAGEGPRPPVVVDVHGGPEAQERPDFNPVTQYLVNRGYAVFAPNVRGSTGYGKAYTHLDDVEKRPDSVRDLAEAARWLKERGHERVAVMGGSYGGFMVLAALTEHPDLFEAGVDIVGIANMVTFLENTGSYRRALRESEYGSLERDREFLRSISPIHKAERITAPLMVVHGKNDPRVPVGEAEQIVERVKANGGTVEYLLYEDEGHGLAKLKNRLDAYPKIAAFLDRHLGA, via the coding sequence GTGCGGAGTTACGAGTTTTCTAGGTATTTGAAGATCCGGGGCGCCTACGGGGCGAGCTACTCGCCGGACGGTCGGCGGGTGGCGTTCCTGACGAGCATCACGGGGGTTCCGCAGCTTTGGGAGGTCCCGGTCGAGGGGGGCTGGCCGGAGCAGCTCACGTTTCACGACGAGCGGGTTGCGGGGGCCGAGTACTCGCCGGTCCGGGACGAGGTGCTGTACTCGATAGACGTCGGGGGGAACGAGCGGATGCAGCTACACCTCCTCGACCGTCGCACGGGACTCGAGTGCGACCTGACGCAGGCTCCGGAAGCCATCCACTACTCCGGCGGCTTCTCCCGCGACGGAGAGCGCGTAGCCTACGCCGCTACCCGTCGCAACGGGACCGACTTCGACATCTACGTGCAGGAGGTCCGAGAGAGCGGGAAGGGGGAAGGCGCAGAGCCGGGCGAGCCCCGCCTCGTCTGGGAGACAGAAGGGTATCATTCGGTCGCCGCCTGGGGTCATGACGGCTCGTACCTGATCGTCAGCCACCACACCTCGAACCTCGACAACGACCTCTACCGCCTCGACCTCGCGACCGGGGAGGCCCGGCACCTCACCCCGCACAACGGAGACGCTCGCTTCGGCGCGGTGAACGTCGCACCGGACGGCTCCTATGCCTACCTCACGACCGACCGCGACGGCGAGTTCCTGCGCCTGGCAAAGCTCGACCTCGCGACGCTGGAGTTCGACTACCTTACGCCGGACGACTGGGACGTCGAGGGCGTGGAGCTCTCCCCCGACGGGAGGTACCTTGTCGCGAGCCGCAACGTGGACGGCTACTCGAAGCTCGTGCTCTTCGGCGGCTCGGGGCGGCGGATGCCCGACCTCCGCGTCCCCGAGGGCGTCGTCGGCGGCTTCGAGTTCTCGCCGGAAGCGTCCGTCTACCCGACAAAGCTCGCCTTCACGCACGTAGGACCCGACAGCAACCCGGACGTCTGGACGGTCGAGCTCCCGGAGGGTGAGCCGCGCCGCCTGACTCGCTCGACGACGGCCGGCATCCCGAGGAGCACGTTCGTGAAACCGCGCCTCGTCCGGTACAGGAGCTTTGACGGCCTTGAGGTGCCGGCCTACCTCTACGAGCCGCAAAGAGCCGGGGAGGGACCGAGGCCGCCCGTCGTGGTGGACGTGCACGGCGGGCCGGAGGCGCAGGAGCGTCCGGACTTCAACCCGGTGACGCAGTACCTCGTGAACCGGGGCTACGCCGTCTTCGCGCCGAACGTGCGCGGCTCGACGGGCTACGGCAAGGCGTACACGCACCTCGACGACGTCGAGAAGCGCCCCGACTCCGTGCGGGACCTCGCCGAGGCGGCGCGGTGGCTGAAGGAGCGCGGCCACGAACGGGTTGCGGTTATGGGGGGATCCTACGGCGGCTTCATGGTGCTCGCCGCGCTTACCGAGCACCCGGACCTCTTCGAAGCGGGGGTGGACATCGTCGGGATCGCCAACATGGTCACCTTCCTTGAGAACACCGGCTCCTACCGGCGCGCGCTCCGGGAGTCCGAGTACGGCTCGCTGGAGCGCGACCGGGAGTTCCTCCGGTCCATAAGCCCGATCCACAAGGCCGAGCGCATAACGGCCCCGCTCATGGTCGTGCACGGCAAGAACGACCCGCGCGTCCCCGTCGGGGAGGCGGAGCAGATCGTCGAACGCGTGAAGGCGAACGGCGGCACCGTCGAGTACCTCCTCTACGAGGACGAGGGCCACGGCCTCGCCAAGCTGAAGAACCGCCTCGACGCCTACCCGAAGATCGCCGCCTTCCTCGACCGGCACCTCGGCGCATGA
- a CDS encoding septal ring lytic transglycosylase RlpA family protein, which yields MKSFHPVHSVRKVRVAVASFAAAGLMAVGAVLSAGPAQAEPVVASYYGAELAGSPTASGVPFDPSALTAAHPSLPFGTQLEVCYQGCVTVTVNDRGPFVEGRGLDLSQGAAEAIGLYGVDTVEMNVVGGAEATGQAATDASAAGYGTGAEYGVYY from the coding sequence TTGAAGTCTTTTCACCCTGTTCACTCTGTAAGGAAGGTCCGGGTTGCGGTTGCGTCGTTTGCGGCGGCCGGGCTTATGGCGGTCGGGGCCGTGCTCTCGGCCGGACCGGCGCAGGCCGAGCCGGTGGTGGCGAGCTACTACGGGGCGGAGCTTGCCGGCAGCCCGACGGCGAGCGGCGTTCCGTTCGACCCGTCGGCGCTGACGGCGGCGCACCCGTCATTGCCGTTCGGGACGCAGCTCGAGGTCTGCTATCAGGGCTGCGTTACCGTCACGGTCAACGACCGTGGTCCGTTCGTCGAGGGGCGCGGGCTCGATCTCTCGCAGGGTGCGGCCGAGGCGATAGGTCTTTACGGCGTCGACACCGTCGAGATGAACGTTGTCGGCGGCGCGGAGGCCACCGGGCAGGCCGCGACGGACGCGAGCGCAGCCGGGTACGGTACCGGGGCGGAGTACGGCGTCTACTACTAG
- a CDS encoding cyclic nucleotide-binding domain-containing protein, producing MAERADVIEKLSRTELFGGLSEEELLEFCENAQTVEFAAGEELIREGREPGYMFVVTRGSVEVVKKVRRGERVLATLAATDRPTVVGERGLLLASDSAEGASATVRAASRVEAVRLSRKRFKEMVRAESPAAFKVSYRISKTLARRLVSLDEEVVAAIRELESRGEVDLEAFRDRLVTDWMR from the coding sequence GTGGCGGAACGCGCGGATGTGATCGAGAAGCTCAGCCGGACGGAGCTTTTCGGCGGGCTCTCCGAGGAGGAACTCCTTGAGTTTTGCGAGAACGCGCAGACCGTGGAGTTCGCTGCCGGGGAGGAGCTTATCCGGGAGGGACGCGAGCCGGGTTACATGTTCGTGGTTACCCGGGGGAGCGTAGAGGTGGTAAAGAAGGTCCGGCGCGGAGAGCGGGTCCTTGCGACGCTGGCGGCGACGGACCGTCCGACGGTTGTCGGGGAGCGCGGCCTGCTCCTTGCCTCCGACTCCGCCGAGGGAGCGTCGGCGACGGTTCGGGCGGCGAGCCGGGTCGAGGCGGTAAGGTTGTCGCGCAAGAGGTTCAAGGAGATGGTCCGGGCCGAGAGCCCGGCGGCGTTCAAGGTGTCGTACAGGATCTCGAAGACGCTCGCGCGCAGGCTCGTGAGCTTGGATGAAGAGGTCGTAGCGGCGATAAGGGAGTTGGAGAGCCGGGGAGAGGTGGACCTCGAAGCCTTCCGCGACCGGCTCGTTACGGACTGGATGAGGTAG
- a CDS encoding cyclic nucleotide-binding domain-containing protein codes for MEEPRLEEILLFRRLDPSERAELEELLEPAQFDAGEAMIQEGGEEESVFVLTSGTVEVHKQVTPGRSETLATMSAPTVVGELGLLTEPKAIASVVAKTPVEAHAMDREEFLELLESGSLAASKVVYEIGRTLAARMAHTDRVVSEVIERIEDRPENVDFEVFRDRMISDWYA; via the coding sequence ATGGAGGAACCGAGGCTGGAGGAGATCCTGCTCTTCCGCAGGCTCGACCCGAGCGAGCGCGCCGAGCTTGAGGAGCTTCTCGAGCCGGCTCAGTTCGATGCGGGGGAGGCCATGATCCAGGAGGGCGGCGAGGAGGAGTCGGTCTTTGTGCTGACGAGCGGCACGGTCGAGGTCCACAAGCAGGTTACGCCCGGCCGCTCCGAGACGCTCGCCACGATGAGCGCCCCCACGGTTGTCGGGGAGCTCGGGCTCCTCACCGAGCCGAAGGCGATAGCTAGCGTGGTTGCAAAGACCCCGGTCGAGGCGCATGCGATGGACCGGGAGGAGTTTCTTGAGTTGCTGGAGAGCGGTTCGCTTGCGGCGAGCAAGGTCGTCTATGAGATCGGCCGCACCCTCGCCGCCCGGATGGCGCACACCGACCGGGTCGTGAGCGAGGTTATAGAGCGCATCGAGGACCGTCCGGAGAACGTCGACTTCGAGGTCTTCCGGGACCGCATGATAAGCGACTGGTACGCCTAG
- a CDS encoding alpha-1,4-glucan--maltose-1-phosphate maltosyltransferase produces the protein MTGQRLQTAAGPVIIEDFYPELDAGRYPIKREVGDDLEVWADVFRDGHDAIACVLKYRIKGKRKWIEVPMRHVANDRWTASAPLTENTRYEYTVEAWPDEYATWVSDVGKKLAAGQDVTLEAEEGRLLVEEAYARTKDPSLETVLIQTKVAPTEERIALLRDEAVAGLMARNVDRSMSSVYPVREVVVDRIEARFAAWYEMFQRSQGTDPTRSATFRECEARLPDIADMGFDVVYLLPPHPIGKTHRKGPNNTLNAGPDDPGSPYAIGSEEGGHKAIHPDLGTLEDFRHFVGACHEHGMEVALDLAIQCSPDHPYIKEHPEWFKWRPDGTIKYAENPPKKYQDIVNVDFYTKDWKNLWNEWLDVILFWIEQGVKIFRVDNPHTKSFAFWEWCIREVQREHPETIFLAEAFTRPKVMKNLAKLGFTQSYTYFTWRHAKWEFIEYLEELTQGEPREYMRPNFFPSTPDINPYILHSGKRGAFQMRLFLAATLSSVYGMYNGYELLEHVPVPGKEELLNSEKYEYKVRDWDAPGNIKPYVKRLNELRRQNAALHELKTLRFHEAHDENILFYGKSSRDGHNRIFCAVNLDPDWPHDTHVHFPLWELGIGEDEEYVVEELMSGREIYTRGSWFWVRLVPEENPAEMFRIRKV, from the coding sequence TTGACGGGGCAGAGGCTGCAGACGGCCGCCGGGCCGGTGATCATCGAGGACTTCTACCCCGAGCTCGACGCGGGAAGGTACCCGATCAAGCGCGAGGTCGGGGATGACCTTGAGGTCTGGGCTGATGTCTTCCGTGACGGCCACGACGCCATCGCCTGCGTCCTGAAGTACCGCATCAAGGGGAAGCGCAAGTGGATCGAGGTCCCGATGCGCCACGTCGCCAACGACCGCTGGACGGCCTCCGCTCCGCTCACGGAGAACACCCGCTACGAGTACACCGTCGAGGCCTGGCCGGACGAGTACGCGACCTGGGTCTCGGACGTCGGCAAGAAGCTCGCCGCCGGGCAGGACGTAACGCTTGAGGCCGAGGAGGGCCGGCTGCTCGTCGAGGAGGCGTACGCAAGGACAAAGGACCCGTCGCTCGAGACCGTACTGATCCAGACGAAAGTCGCCCCGACCGAGGAGCGCATCGCCCTGCTGCGCGACGAGGCGGTTGCGGGCCTTATGGCGCGCAACGTGGACCGCTCGATGTCGTCGGTCTACCCGGTCCGGGAGGTCGTCGTGGACCGGATCGAGGCTCGCTTCGCGGCCTGGTACGAGATGTTCCAGCGCTCGCAGGGGACGGACCCGACGCGCAGCGCGACCTTCCGGGAGTGCGAGGCGCGACTGCCGGACATCGCCGACATGGGCTTCGACGTGGTCTACCTGCTTCCGCCGCACCCGATCGGCAAGACGCACCGCAAGGGACCGAACAACACGCTGAACGCCGGACCCGATGATCCCGGGAGTCCGTACGCCATCGGGAGTGAGGAGGGCGGACACAAGGCGATACACCCGGACCTCGGGACGCTTGAGGACTTCCGGCACTTCGTGGGCGCGTGTCACGAGCACGGCATGGAGGTCGCGCTCGACCTCGCTATTCAGTGCTCCCCGGACCACCCGTACATCAAGGAGCACCCCGAGTGGTTCAAGTGGCGGCCGGACGGGACGATCAAGTACGCCGAGAACCCGCCGAAGAAGTACCAGGACATCGTAAACGTCGACTTCTACACGAAGGACTGGAAGAACCTCTGGAACGAGTGGCTGGACGTTATCCTGTTCTGGATCGAGCAGGGCGTGAAGATCTTCCGCGTCGACAACCCGCACACAAAGTCCTTCGCTTTTTGGGAGTGGTGCATCCGGGAGGTCCAGCGGGAGCACCCGGAGACGATCTTCCTCGCCGAGGCTTTCACCCGCCCGAAGGTGATGAAGAACCTCGCGAAGCTCGGTTTTACGCAGAGCTACACCTACTTCACCTGGCGGCACGCGAAGTGGGAGTTTATCGAGTATCTTGAGGAGCTGACCCAGGGCGAGCCCCGGGAGTACATGCGTCCGAACTTCTTTCCCTCGACCCCGGACATAAACCCCTACATCCTCCACAGCGGCAAGCGCGGCGCCTTCCAGATGCGCCTCTTTCTCGCCGCGACCCTTTCGAGCGTCTACGGTATGTACAACGGCTACGAGCTTCTGGAGCACGTCCCGGTGCCGGGCAAGGAGGAGTTGCTCAACTCCGAGAAGTACGAGTACAAGGTGCGTGACTGGGACGCGCCGGGCAACATAAAGCCCTACGTGAAGCGCCTCAACGAGTTGCGACGGCAGAACGCGGCGCTCCACGAGCTGAAGACGCTCCGCTTTCACGAGGCGCACGACGAGAACATCCTGTTCTACGGCAAGAGCTCGCGCGACGGGCACAACCGCATATTCTGCGCGGTGAACCTCGACCCGGACTGGCCGCACGACACGCACGTGCACTTCCCGCTGTGGGAGCTCGGCATCGGGGAGGACGAGGAGTACGTTGTCGAGGAGCTCATGAGCGGGCGGGAGATATACACCCGCGGGAGCTGGTTCTGGGTTCGGCTCGTGCCGGAGGAGAACCCGGCGGAGATGTTCCGGATCAGGAAGGTCTAG
- the treS gene encoding maltose alpha-D-glucosyltransferase: MSEIREDGRIGRAETHPRDPEWYKDAIIYHLHVKAFKDSDNNGIGDFKGLTSRLEYIRELGVTAIWIMPFYPSPLRDDGYDIAEYKNVHPDYGTRRDVRAFIRRAHELGLRVITELVINHTSDQHPWFQRARRAPKGSARRDFYVWSDDPHKYEGTRIIFTDTETSNWSWDPVAEQYYWHRFFSHQPDLNHDNPQVFKAIMNVMRFWLDAGVDGLRLDAIPYLIEREGTDNENLPETHEVLKRMRAEMDASYEDRLFLAEANQWPEDVLPYFGDFEAGGNECHMAFHFPLMPRIYMAVAQEDRHPIVEIMQQTPEIPSSCQWAIFLRNHDELTLEMVTDKERDYMYETYASDPRARINVGIRRRLAPLLDNDRPKIELLNSLLMSMPGTPIIYYGDELGMGDNIYLGDRDAVRTPMQWTADRNAGFSKADPQRLYLPPIMDSVYGYESINVEAQSRNAGSLLNWMKRLINVRKSYKAFGRGELEFLHPGNRRVLAYLRRYEGADGETEDILCIANLSRSAQPVELDLARFSGRVPVELMGGTSFPPVGALPYFITLPGYGFYWFELSKEVAAPRWHQESPKVVEMPVVVLPAGRQPSSEIKRALPLRIPSRQVSLLEKEALANFLEARRWFAGKSAGISRVQVASQAELGGDRLLTVLSVEVAEGRENGGEPERQLYFLPLSAGWEDEIGEEGIDGLLQHSLAKLRRRSRTGMLYDALADEVFCREVVRAMGEGVSIPMGEGRVRFEATGRYEELLGDEDLSELSVRKSSVEQSNTSVIIGERVMLKAYRRLEEGENPEVEVGRFLTEVAGFEHTPPLVGTVEYEGEDGGRTAFAILQGFVHSQGDGWSYVLDYLERYLDDRTTTTWSLPDGDREDETQEFHEADDAFFDGLMHNLGLRTGELHAVLAGEVAARTGDPAFVPETASPEEVEGWASAVGEDLKRTFELLKRRRERLPEEALPAVEALLERKKEVKALVKEVKSAAKEGLTAVKSRHHGDYHLGQVLVVNNDFQIIDFEGEPARSLEERRRKASPLRDVAGMLRSFDYAAKTALSENPEEAKEISYWTEEWLKRTRRSFLSGYTEGAAGVYGDEESARKLTDLFVVEKALYEIRYELDNRPDWVTIPVRGILDLIGNGEELS; the protein is encoded by the coding sequence TTGAGCGAGATCAGAGAGGACGGAAGGATAGGCCGGGCCGAGACCCACCCCCGCGACCCGGAGTGGTACAAGGACGCGATCATCTACCACCTCCACGTCAAGGCGTTCAAGGACTCGGACAACAACGGCATCGGGGACTTCAAGGGCCTTACGAGCCGCCTGGAGTACATAAGGGAGCTCGGGGTGACGGCGATCTGGATCATGCCCTTCTACCCCTCCCCCTTGCGCGACGACGGCTACGACATCGCCGAGTACAAGAACGTCCACCCCGACTACGGCACCCGCCGCGACGTCCGGGCGTTTATCCGACGAGCGCACGAGCTCGGTCTGCGCGTCATAACCGAGCTCGTCATAAACCACACCTCCGATCAGCACCCGTGGTTTCAGCGGGCGCGGCGCGCTCCGAAGGGCTCGGCCCGGCGCGACTTCTACGTCTGGAGCGACGACCCGCACAAGTACGAGGGCACGCGCATCATCTTCACCGACACCGAGACCTCGAACTGGTCCTGGGACCCGGTCGCCGAGCAGTACTACTGGCACCGCTTCTTCAGCCACCAGCCCGACCTCAACCACGACAACCCGCAGGTCTTCAAGGCCATAATGAACGTGATGCGCTTCTGGCTCGACGCCGGGGTGGACGGGCTGAGGCTCGACGCCATCCCCTACCTCATAGAGCGCGAGGGGACCGACAACGAGAACCTCCCGGAGACGCACGAGGTCCTGAAGAGGATGCGCGCCGAGATGGACGCGAGCTACGAGGACCGGCTCTTTCTCGCCGAGGCGAACCAGTGGCCCGAGGACGTTCTGCCGTACTTCGGGGACTTCGAGGCCGGCGGCAACGAGTGCCACATGGCCTTTCACTTCCCGCTTATGCCGAGGATCTACATGGCCGTCGCGCAGGAGGACCGGCACCCAATAGTCGAGATCATGCAGCAAACACCCGAGATCCCGTCGAGTTGCCAGTGGGCGATCTTCCTCAGAAACCACGACGAGCTGACCCTGGAGATGGTTACCGACAAAGAGCGCGACTACATGTACGAGACCTACGCCTCGGACCCGCGCGCCCGGATAAACGTCGGTATCCGCCGCCGCCTCGCGCCCCTTCTCGACAACGACCGGCCGAAAATAGAGCTGCTGAACAGCCTGCTCATGAGCATGCCGGGGACCCCGATCATCTACTACGGCGACGAGCTCGGTATGGGCGACAACATCTACCTCGGCGATCGGGACGCCGTCAGGACCCCGATGCAGTGGACCGCCGACCGGAACGCCGGGTTCTCGAAGGCCGACCCCCAGAGGCTCTACCTGCCTCCGATCATGGACTCCGTCTACGGCTACGAGTCAATCAACGTCGAGGCTCAGTCCCGCAACGCCGGATCGCTCCTGAACTGGATGAAGCGTCTCATAAACGTGCGTAAATCATACAAAGCCTTCGGGCGCGGGGAGCTAGAGTTTCTGCACCCCGGCAACCGGCGGGTGCTTGCCTACCTGCGAAGGTACGAGGGAGCGGACGGCGAGACGGAGGACATCCTGTGCATCGCGAACCTCTCGCGATCGGCGCAGCCGGTCGAGCTGGACCTTGCGCGTTTCTCGGGGCGGGTGCCGGTGGAGCTGATGGGCGGGACGAGCTTCCCGCCGGTCGGGGCTCTGCCGTACTTCATCACGCTTCCCGGATACGGGTTCTACTGGTTCGAGCTCTCGAAGGAGGTTGCGGCCCCGAGGTGGCACCAGGAATCGCCGAAGGTCGTCGAGATGCCGGTCGTCGTGCTTCCGGCCGGGAGACAGCCCTCAAGCGAGATCAAGCGCGCACTCCCCCTGCGTATCCCTTCGAGGCAGGTCTCGCTGCTTGAGAAGGAGGCGCTCGCCAACTTCCTTGAGGCCCGGCGCTGGTTCGCCGGGAAGAGCGCCGGAATAAGCAGGGTGCAGGTCGCCTCGCAGGCCGAGCTCGGCGGAGACCGGCTCCTAACCGTTCTCTCCGTCGAGGTCGCCGAGGGGCGGGAGAACGGGGGGGAGCCGGAGCGCCAGCTCTACTTCCTGCCGCTCTCCGCCGGCTGGGAGGACGAGATCGGCGAGGAGGGGATAGACGGCCTCCTGCAGCACTCGCTCGCCAAGCTTCGGCGCCGGAGCAGGACCGGGATGCTCTATGACGCCCTCGCAGACGAGGTGTTCTGCCGGGAGGTTGTCCGGGCGATGGGCGAGGGAGTCAGCATCCCCATGGGCGAGGGACGCGTCCGCTTCGAGGCGACCGGTCGCTACGAGGAGCTTCTCGGGGATGAGGACCTCTCCGAGCTCTCCGTAAGGAAGTCGTCCGTGGAGCAGTCAAACACCTCGGTCATTATCGGGGAGCGGGTCATGCTCAAGGCCTACCGGCGTCTTGAGGAAGGCGAGAACCCGGAGGTCGAGGTCGGGCGCTTCCTCACCGAGGTCGCCGGCTTCGAGCACACCCCGCCGCTCGTCGGCACGGTCGAGTACGAGGGAGAGGACGGCGGCAGGACGGCGTTCGCGATCCTCCAGGGCTTCGTACACAGCCAGGGCGACGGCTGGTCCTACGTCCTCGACTACCTCGAACGCTACCTCGACGACCGGACGACCACGACCTGGAGCCTGCCGGACGGCGACCGAGAGGACGAGACCCAGGAGTTCCACGAGGCCGACGACGCCTTTTTCGACGGGCTGATGCATAACCTCGGGCTCCGCACCGGGGAGCTTCACGCCGTGCTCGCCGGAGAGGTCGCCGCCCGGACCGGCGACCCGGCTTTCGTCCCCGAAACGGCCTCCCCCGAAGAGGTCGAGGGCTGGGCGAGCGCGGTCGGGGAGGACCTGAAGCGGACCTTTGAGCTTCTCAAGCGCCGCCGGGAGAGGCTTCCGGAAGAAGCGTTGCCGGCGGTCGAAGCGCTTCTTGAGCGCAAGAAGGAGGTCAAGGCGCTTGTAAAGGAGGTCAAGAGCGCCGCGAAGGAGGGCCTCACGGCGGTGAAGTCGCGGCATCACGGCGACTACCACCTCGGACAGGTGCTCGTGGTGAACAACGACTTCCAGATCATCGACTTCGAGGGCGAACCGGCCCGCTCGCTCGAAGAGCGCCGGCGCAAGGCCTCGCCGCTCCGGGACGTTGCCGGGATGCTTCGCTCCTTCGACTACGCTGCAAAAACCGCTCTCTCCGAGAACCCCGAGGAGGCGAAGGAGATCTCCTACTGGACCGAGGAGTGGCTCAAGCGCACGAGGAGGTCCTTTCTCTCGGGTTACACCGAGGGCGCGGCCGGGGTCTACGGCGATGAGGAGTCGGCGCGCAAGCTCACGGACCTCTTCGTTGTCGAGAAGGCTCTGTACGAGATCCGCTACGAGCTCGACAACCGCCCGGACTGGGTGACGATCCCCGTCCGGGGCATCCTTGACCTGATCGGCAACGGGGAGGAACTCAGTTGA